The following nucleotide sequence is from Fibrobacter sp. UWR3.
CTTGGCAGTTTTCTTTTTTTCTTCAGAAAGTTGTTCAATGGTGAGTTGAAGTTCCCGATTCTGCTTACGGATAGTTTTGACTAATGGTGCAATTTCCTTGTATATCCCTTCGTCATCCATAAGTTCTGGCTGTCCTAAGTTTTCAGCCAATTTTTGCACAGGTCGCACAAAAGCGCGGCTCAAGCCAAAAGCAATTAAAACAGCCACAACAACAATACCTGTCAACAGCGCTAATAGGTAAGGCATGGTCTTAGATACGGATTCGTGAAGACTCGCTTGACGACGACTTAAACGCAGAATTTTGCCGTCTGACAGTCGTTCTGCAAAATAGAACACTTGGGCGTTCAAAGTCACTGAATAGCGGAGGTTTTCACCTATTCCTTTGGAATTTGCGTCCATGATTTCGGGACGACTCCTATGATTTTCCATTTTGCCAGCTTTTGCGTCACTTTCGTAGAGGACCATTCCGTCCCGGTCCACCAGAGTTACGCGCAAACGTTTGCTGGCAATGGAATCCAGATTTTTTCGGAAGTTCTCAGAAGGAATCTGTCCATAGAAATTTTTGATAAGGGAGGCTGTTTCCCTCAAATCTCGCTTCTGCTGTTCGGACATTTCATTTTCAAAAACGCGAGCCGTAAAATACACTGCAAAGAGGGCGGCGAGTACTCCGACATAAATCAAGCTGAAACGGAGACTGTTTTTCATTGAACTTTGTACCCCACGTTTCGCACGGTCTGTATGATAGAGGCTTGTACCCCTAACTTCTGCCGAAGCGTTTTTATGTGCATATCCACGGTGCGTGTATCCATATCAAAATCCACACCCCAAATCTTTTCTAGAATCTGTTGCCTAGAGAAAACAGTTCCCGGTCGGGACATCAGGAGTTTCAAAAGTTCATATTCCTTAAAAGTGAGTTCTACAGCGATTCCGCCAACAGTTACCGAACGACGCTGGTCATCGAGTGTCACTCCTCCTAGAGCCAGGTTCAACGCTTCCGTACTTTCGGATGAGCTTCGTTCAGAACGGCGTAGCACGGCTCGCACACGTGAAATGAATTCTAGAACGCCAAATGGTTTTGCTATGTAGTCGTCCGCTCCCAAGTCAAGTCCCTTCACTTTGTCAAGTTCAGTTCCTTTCGCCGTAAGCATGATGACAGGGATGTCCTTTGTGTTTTCTTGCACTCGCAAGCGTTTGAGAATGTTTAAACCATCTTCGCCAGGGAGCATAATATCCAAAATAAACAAGTCTGGCACCCTAGTCTTAACTTGTTCGTCCATAACTTTACCGCATTCGAAAGCCATCACGTCAAAACCGCTGCTTTTTAAAGCATAAGTTTCCATTTCCCGAACTTCGATATCGTCTTCCACAATATAAATCATAGGACCACACACAAATTATTGTTTTACAGTTAGGAATTTTCTGCTGGCTTTGGCTACAGAACTGACCGCATCCAACAATGCCCAGGACTCATAAAGAATAGTTAAATAAAGGATCTCCGCGCGGATGTTTTCGGAAACCCCCTTCATCATTTCCGTTTTACGCGCGTCAAATATCCTCGTCCCTTCTTCCCGCAATTGTTCGCGGACCTCGCTATAGTTCCTGAAATCCATGGTTTCTATCATCGAGGCAGTCTTTTCAATCCGTATCTTCACACGGGATACCGTACGCAAAAGCTCTTTTCTTTTTTCGTAGTCCAAGGGACTGAAAGCGTTATCCACGTGGTTCTTGCATGGCGAAGAAATCTGTTCCAGACTAAACAATGCATCTCCCATAAAATCATTTGCCTGGTACAAAAAGAAATTCTTTACCACCATATCCTCCTGGGCAAGTCTTTCCGTACATAAGGTTCCATGGCGACGGTTCCTCTGGATATGTTTTTTCAGAATTTTAATTTGTTTGTTCACGGAGCGTAGTTTACCCAAGTTTTCTCGCAAAAGTCCCACAATTATCTTTTCGTAGCAGTCAGCGCACCAACGGAGTATTTCGCTCCACTCACCTCGACTGTATTCCTGTATAAGGGGGTATACCTTTGTCTCGGGGGGAGCCGTCAGGATGTTATCAAACAATTCCTCCGCCTTACCCTTCTTGTTTTCTCGGTATTTCAGGTTGGAACGGACCAGCACGAAAATAACCACGGCAAACAGGGCAAATATCACCGGGAGCCCGCCAAAGTGAAGCACCATAGCCACCACCGAGGCACTGGCAAAAGCCGCAAAAGCTGTCAGGAACCAGCCTCCAATAACCGAAAGAACCCCTGTGATGCGGTACACCGCAGTTTCACGGTTCCACGCCCTGTCGGCAAGGCTTGTACCCATGGCCACCATGAAGGTCACGTAGGTGGTAGAAAGGGGAAGTTTCAGTGAAGTTCCGAGGGCTATGAGAGAACTGGCAAGCATCAGGTTCACGCAGGCCCGCAACAAATCAAAGGCTGCCCCATCCTCTTCCAGAATCATTTCCTTGGTATTAAAGCGGGTGTTAATTTTATCCGAAATTTTCTTTGGAACAAATTCTGTTACAAATTTTACGACACCATTAGAACTGCGAACTAAGGCGCGAGCTACCGGATTTGTACCAAAGATTTCTTCAGAAGAATTTTGGGCCGCTAGGGATACGGAAGTCTTCACCACATTCCGGGCCTTCTTGGAAAACACAAGGGAGAATACCATGGTAAGCCCAGCAACCATCAGCAAGTACCACTGTCCTGGTTCCGACTCCAACAAGAAGGACATATTGAAATCCTGAGGATTGCCCCCAGCAGCCATCAAATGCTGCACCGAAGAAAGGCTGGTGAGGGGTACCCCCACAAAATTCACAAGGTCGTTTCCGGCAAAGGCAAGAGCCAGAGAAAAAGTCCCAAAAGCAATGATTACCTTGAGCACGTTTACTTTTACCGCATGGAGCAAGTGACAAAGGATGAAAAATCCGACGAACATGCCAGCCATAAGAACGGTCTCATTTTCCGCGAGAAAAGTCTTGTAGCCTGCTCCCACAAAACTCATATTTTTGAGGCCCTTGATGAGGATAAAATAAAATATGGACGTCAGGGAAACGCTTCCAAAAACACCAATAAAGTATCGAATATTTTTCTTGTAGCCAAAGGAGAAAACCAGGCGCGTCACATACTGCACCGCAAGGCCAACTACAAAAGCGATGGCCACCGAAAGGAAAATGCCCAAAATCACCGTCAGAGCCTTAGAGGTGTTGATGAGGTCTCCCAGTTCCAGGGTATCGTCAGAAAGAATCTTGATACTGGCGATAGCCACAGAGGCGCCCAAAAGTTCAAAGACCATTGATACCGTAGTTGATGTCGGCATACCGTAGGAATTGAATATGTCAAGGAGGATCACATCGGTAAACATCACCGCCGCATATACGCACATAAGTTCTGCAAAGGTGTAATACTGGGGCGTATAAATGCCATGCCGTGCGATATCCATCATGCCACTACTGAATGTGGCGCCACAAAAGACTCCTGCTGCAGCAAAAAACATCAGTGTTTTGTATTTAAAGGCCTTGCTCCCGACAGCAGAACTCAAGAAATTCACGGCATCGTTACTGACACCCACGAACAAGTCCATCAAGGCGAGCAGAAGCAGCATTGCCACAAGGATGATATAAAACGTAGTCATAAAATCTCCTAGGCGACAAACTAAAAAGCCTTGCGACAATACGCAAGGCGATGGAATGAAGTTTTCCAAAGGTTTTATTAGGACTTTACAAAGGCTTTACGCCGCTTTACACAGATTTTACTTTTGGCGGTGTAATAAGTTATAAAGGCCCAAAAGGAAGTCGACAAGTGGGTGAAGTAGGCTTGCGCCTTACTTAGAATCGCCAGTCTGCTTCTTTTTCAATTCAATCAAATCGAAATACATCAGACGGCTATTCAATGGCCTGTCAGGACCGAGGCAACGGAATTCGCGTTCTTGTTCTTCGGTGCTGAACAGGAACTTGAACTCATTGTTCTGGTAGAACTTGAGGTTTCGTTCCTTGTTGTAGGAATCTACCAGCAGAAACCGGCAACCAGTCTTGTTGAGCGGATCGACGAACCAGGCCTTTATAAAACTGAGAACGTCACTCCCCAGATGTTTGCTCTGAAAACCAAGGCTTATGCCGAGTCTGCCTATCATGACTGCCGGATAACTGCTGTATATCTTTTCGCGGGGGATGTTTTTCTCAACTTTCTTCTTGCGTGACCCCGGAATTTTTTTGATGCTGTCATTGGAAAGAGTGAAAACCGCCACCAGTTGTGCCGGGTCATCGACAAGGGAAAAACAATAATTCTTGCAAAGCAACTCTTCACTCTGCAAAAAGGCGTCCTTTGTGAAGAAATCATCCAAATCGTTGTCCCCGCACTTGAATGATTTGCATAGGGCGGCCTTGCCTTGGGTGTAGAACCCAAAGCGGCATTTTTGTTGGAGAAAGTTCATTACTTAAATTCTCTAAAATCGGCCTTGGAGAGAATGTCTCTGGCCTGTTCAATTTGCTTGGAGAAATCAATGGAACCGCGACGCTTTTCGCTTTCTTCCATCATGAGGTCAAACCTGTCCGACGCTTCGCCGGTCAGTATCGGTACCGATGCGATTGCTAGTGCCATGATGACCTCCATTGTTGAATTGAACTATAGTCAATATACATTTTTCCTCGTGCTGGTGCAAGTGGTGAAACTTGGGCCAAAAGGCTTATTTGAAGAAAAAGAAGCCTTTTGACCGTGCTAGAGCAAAAATATAATTTTAGCATGTCATAAAATGACAAAATGGAAAAGAAACGAGTTTTTTATAAAGGCCCAGAAAGAAGTCGATAAGTGGGTGAAGTAGGCTTGTGCCTTATGGGCGGAACTGGCTTATTGTTTCCACTCTTCGGTGATGGCACAGAAAAAGCTCTCGCTCCAGAGATTCAGTTTGTCGCTGTCGGCAATGAACGGGCGGACATCCCTTTTCGCCTCCTCGAAATCGACGGAGTGGAAACGTTCCTTTAGTAGATCCTTGAGTCCATCAAAAGTCAAGGTGTCCGAACTTTTCCAGTGCCCGGTCTGTTCCATTCTTTTTTGCAGGTGCGGCAAGTTTACGCCCGTGTTCTGCGAGATATACCATACAAAGTCGTAGAAATCGCGACCCTTGACCCTGCTTTTCCATCCGCGACAAAGTAACGCGTGGAGTTTGCCCGCAAAAAGCGAGGGCCTGTCGTAGAGGCGAACCATGAAAGGTGATGGCAGCAGCCGATACTTGCTTTCGTAGGTGGCTGACTCTGGCGGATTCGTGTCCACCTCGAATTTGATTTTCAGGATTTCGTTCCCGGGAACAGGCAAGGGAGAGTGCTTTGCGGGAACAATTTTAAGCAAGTGCTTGAGCGTGTTGCCCTTGAGAAAGGCCGACTGCACCGGAGATCCGTGCGGCTTGCTTTTCGCTTCGACAGACATCTCCAGGCCGACAGAGTAGAGTTCTTCTTCAAGCACGCCAAAATAACGTGAAAGCTCGAAACCTTCGTCTGGCTTAATCAACGAAAAGTCCAGGTCCTCCGAAAAACGGTCCAGCCCATAGAATATGCGGAGCGCCGTGCCGCCATAGAAGGCTGCCTTGTCAAAGAACCCTCCACGTGAAAGTCCGCACAGGGCGACTTCCTGCGAAATTTCCTTGAGGGCGTTCCTGTAGTCCGAAACGTTTTTGCAATTATATTTCGCAAGCATTGAATCAAGTACGTGAGCCATGCCTACCTCATCTTGGACAGTATTTGTAGATTCTTCTTTCTGTACAGGGGGGCAACCTTTTCGATGAAGTCGAAATCCAGGTTCCGAAAATCACCGACTTCGATGCGCAAGTTTTCGAACAGGAACGTTTCCATGGCGCGCTTGCCTGCAATCGGATGCTCCTTGTAGAGCTTGTCGCAAAGGGCCTTTTCGCAGGTGGCCATTGCGTAGGGCCTGTCTTCTGCGTTTTCGATATTGACTCCGTGCGGAAAGACGTCGGGCGGGACATCGGAATACGAAAACTCGCCGAAGGGCGTCTTGTACAGTTTGGTCTTGTTCTTCTTGAACGATGCGGAAGTAAAGAGATGGACGGCCTCGGGAATGAGCCCGTGCCTTGAAAGGGCATAATCGAAGGAAAGATACGATGGGCCGTAAATCGCCCCTGCAAGGGCTTCGCCCGGGGTGTTCTTGTCGGTCTCGTACAGCCCGCGGATAACTTGCGTTATTTCGCCGCGCAGGGTCATTTGACGCAACTTCATTTGGGGCTGCCTGTATTTTTGACCAAGGTCTGAAAGGATTTCTGATACGGTTCTTATCACGATTTCCTCCAATAACTATAAAAATAATATATTAACTGGAGAAAATCAAGTGGTTTTTTGAAAAATATGTTTTTTACGCTTCTCTTATGACATACAGACGTATTTGGTGTGGACGATGGTTGAAACGATTTTTCACTATGCGTTTCGTGCATACTGAGCATGAAAATTTGGTATTTTGCGGGCTAAACGCATTTATTTATATTAAAGGCGTAGATAAAAAAGGAACAAACCATGAAACTAGGGACGATTATGACGATGCTTGGTATGGGTGCGGTGCTTGCCGCATGTGACTGCTGCCCGCAGGGCGGGGCGAAGGCGCTTTCGCAGGACAAGGAACTGCGTGCCGTGATGGACAACTTCACGCAGAACGAGGTTCCGGCGGCGACTCCGCTTGTGGAAAAGCGCGAGGTGGAATTGATTCGCCTGGTGTCGCTTGTGACGCAGCAGTCGGGCGCTCTTTTGCAAGAAGAAGTGGCGACGGCGCTTGCGCAGGGGCTTGCTCCCGAAGAGATTCTCGAGGCGATTTACCAGTGTGCCCCCTACACCGGGTTCCCGCGGACGGTGGATGCGGTTGAATTTGCCCGCAGCGTGTTCAAGGCGAAGAACGTGAAGGTGGATGAAAACCGTGGGACGGTGACGGCGCAGTCCCGCTTGGAGACGGGTGCCGACGCGCAGGGAACGCTGTTCGGCCAGACCTTCCGCGACATGGCGAAGAATGGAAAGGACGGGATGCCGACCATCAATTACTTCTTGGCGAGCAACTGCTTTGGGGATTACTACACCCGCAAGGGGCTCGACCTGAATACCCGCGAACTCCTGACGATGGCGATTCTCGTGAACTTGGGAACGGAGCCGCAACTCAAGGCGCATATCGGCGCGAACCTGAAGATTCGCACGGCCGACTACGTGGAACAGGCGATTTACAACTGCTTGCCGTATTGCGGTTACCCGCGCACGCTGAATGCGCTGCGACTGCTCAAGGAAGCGGTGGCGGAGGCGAAGGTCGCGGCGGACGCAAAAACCATGCCAAACAAGGACTGGAGTGTGTTCCCGGTGGGCAAGCCGAACGACGCCTATGCCAAGTATTTCGTGGGCAAGAGCTATCTCGACATGATCAGCAAGGAACAGGTGGGCGTCGGGAACGTGACTTTTGAACCGGCGTGCCGCAACAACTGGCACATCCATCATGCAAAGAAGGGCGGTGGCCAGATTCTCATTGCGACGGCGGGCCGCGGCTACTACCAGGAATGGGGCAAGCCGGCGGTGGAACTGAAGCCCGGCGACGTGGTGAACATTCCGGCTGGCGTCAAGCATTGGCACGGGGCGGCTCCGGATTCCTGGTTCCAGCATTTGGCGATTGAAGTTCCCGGCGAAGGAACGAGCAACGAATGGCTCGAGCCCGTGAGCGACGAAGACTACGGGAAGTTGAAATAATGTTTGCCAGAATTCTCGCTTGCGCATTTATTGGCCTTATGACGGTAGGAACTTTTGCGGCGGCACCTGCGCCCGAGGGCTTCGTGCTTATCAAGGGCGGGACCTTCGACATGGGAAGCCCCGCAAACGAGGACTGGCGCGTCAACGACGAGACGCTCCACAAGGTGAAGGTCTCCGATTTTTACCTGGGCAAATACGAGGTGACGCAAAAGCTTTACCGCGAGGTAATGGGCGAGAACCCCTCCAGTTTCAAGGGTGACGACTTGCCCGTCGAAAACATCACCTGGCTTGATGCGGCTCGAGAAAAACGGCGTGAAGACGAAATAATGTATATTCCTTGATATGACTATTTCCGCCAAAATCCGTATGCCGCTTGACATCGCGATGACGGTCGCGACGCTTGTGCTGATGGGCGGCAATTACTTCTTTGAATCGACTGTCGTTCACGAGATTCTGGGCGTGGTGCTGCTCGCTTTGTGGGCGGTGCACATCACGCTGAACCGACGATTTTTCCTTTCGCTGTTCAAGGGCCGCTACAACGCATTCCGCATCTTGCAGGCAGTCGTGAATTGCGGGATTCTTTTGTGCGCGATTTTCCTGATGGTGAGCGGAATCATGCTTTCGAACCATGTGTTCGCCTGGCTCGGGATTGAATCGGGTGCAAACTTCGCCCGCACGGCGCACCTGCTTGCAAGCCACTGGTATTACGTGTTCATGTCGCTCCACATCGGGCTGCATGTGAGCCTGATTGCAAACCGCTTGGGACTTGCGGGCGCTTTCAAGTCAAAAGTTGGACTTGTCGCAACCCGCGTGATTGCCGCTCTCGTGGCATGCTACGGAATATACGCCTTCGCCATTCGCGGGCTTTGGAAATACATGTTCCTGCAGCAGCCGTTTTTCTTCTTTGACGCGGAACGCGGTTACGCACTATTTTTCGCAGACTATATCGCCATCGTCGTGTTGTTCGCCGTCGCGGTGCATCTTTTTAATGCAATAATTTCAACCCGACAATCCCGGATAAAATAAGCAAAACGCAAATGGCTTTCGGGATAGAGAAATGCTCCTGAAATAGATGAACGCCCGGGGAGCGGTTCAAATTATGGAATAAAGATAGTTATTCCGCAAAAAAAAATTCTATCTTATTCAGCGATGAGGTCCGTTAAACAAAATGTTTCTTCGATGATTGCGGTCGCGTTGTTCGCGATTCTTGCTGCCGTTGTCGAGGGTTCTTTTGTTTACGATTACGGAACCGAAATGGGGCGGGCTTCGGAATATGGCAAGGTCTCCGCCGACAATGTGCATGCCGAAAGTCTGCTGTTCCTGTTGCGGGAATCGACTGCCGAGGCCATGCAGTTTACACGCAGGTCGGGCCAGCAGGTGTCCTTGCGTGCATCGCGCGGCAACGGCCTTCAAGGGGACGGCGGACGCAGTTCGGTAACGTTCAAGCAGGCTACGCCATTTTCGACTAAGATCGCGCGGCCAACTGTTTGCGCCCAATGCGGCTTCCCTTTGCCGCTAGTTTATCGGAAATCAAAAGAGTATTACGTTTATACGCTAGAGCGAATGCTCTGTTAGCAAGTTCTTTCTCCGAAAACTCAGTCACAGGTAAATTGCCGCGGCCCCTGCCGGGGTGCGCGATAGCATTCATTTTAAAAAAGAGAAAGAACATGGAAAACATTTCCAAGATGGAGATGGCTAACGCCCTCTTCAATAAGCCCTATATCAAGACCGAAAAGAAGTTTTTCGGATTCAAGACCAACGTCACCTACACCAGGACGAATTCACCCGTTGTGGGAACTTGTCTGGACTACAGCCCTACGGAGGGCCAAAAGGTCAAGGAAATTGTCGAGGCTTCTCCAAGCGCCCTGGATGCGGTCGTTCAAAAAAATGGCCATCCGAAAACAGGCGACAACGGGAACTTCCGCCTGAATCTCTGCTATTCGCAGGACCGCGAATTTGCGGCACTGCACCTGCAGCAGTTCTCGGGATTCGAGTACCATACCGTAGGTGAAATCCGTTTTGCCGAAGGCGACGAGGCGCATAAACTTCTCGCCGTTTTCGTGAAATAAACGGACATATCGTCAAAAAGGCTCCCTCGGAAAAACGAGGGGGGCTTGATGCAGCACCCGACCCGGCCCTTGGCCGACGCTGGGAGATCCCCGCCTTCGCGGGGATGACAAGTTGGGGCCGGGGAACGCCCAATAAATGGCTAAATTTCGAAAATTATTTAGTAGGAAAATTATTTTTCTGCTAAATAATTTGTTATATTAGGGGTATGGAATTCCTAGATCGTGAAGAAGAATCGAAAAGGCTGAAGGCGGAACTCTCCCGGAAGGGGGCGTCTTTTGTCGTTGTCTATGGCCGTCGCAGGTTGGGCAAGTCCACCTTGTTAAAGCGCGTCTTGAAGGAAAACGATATCTATTTTATGGCGGACCGTTCGGAAGAATCCGCCCAGCGCCGTTTCCTGGCCATGGCGATTGCAGTCCGGTATGAGGGTTTCGATTCCGTTGCTTACCCCGACTGGGAGTCGCTTTTCAGGGCTTTCAACTACAGGTGCGCGAAGGGTTCTACGCTCTGCCTGGACGAGTTCCCGTATCTTGTGAAGTCGTGCGAGATGTTGCCCTCTACACTGCAGAAACTGCTGGACGAAAAGTCCTTGAACTTCAACCTGGTGATTTGCGGCTCGTCGCAACAGATGATGTTCGATGTCGCTCTTGACGAAAAATCGCCATTGTATGGGCGTGCCCATGAAATTCTCCGGTTGAAGCCTATTCCGGTTTCTTACTTGCCTTCTGCGTTGAAAATTACGGCAAAGGAGGCAGTTTCTGAATATGCCGTTTGGGGCGGGGTGCCCCGCTATTGGGAATTGCGTGAACGGTATCGGAATTTCAAGTCGGCCCTGAGGGAATTGGCCCTTTCTCCCATGGGCGTCCTTCATGACGAGCCTGTGCATATTTTGCGCGACGACATGCGCGACCTGGTGCAGGCTTCCACACTTCTTGGAATCATCGGGAATGGCGCAAACCGAATTTCGGAGATTGCGGCGCGTGCCGAAAAGAATGCGGCGACTTTGAGCGCCCCTTTAAAAAGGCTCGTGACCATGCAGCTTGTGGACCGGGAAATCCCTTTCGGTGAAAATCCAAAAAACAGCAAGCACGGCATTTACCACTTGTCCGACCCGTTCATTAATTTCTATTACCGGTTTATTAGCCCGTATCGCTCGCTGTTGGAACTGGGGCGTATTGATTACGTGGAAGAAATTGTCCAACAGCATTTCCCTGAATTTGAAGGATTTTGCTGGGAACGCCTTTGCCGGCAGGCGGTTAGCGGGCAGGTTGTCGGTGGCGAGATGTTCAATGTAGCTTCCAGGTGGTGGGGCAATGTCGGCAAGTCAGAACGGATCGAAATCGATGTCGTTGCCGAAAGCATGGACAAGAAAACGCTACTTGTCGGGGAATGCAAATGGACGAATGGCGAAAATGCGGGGCGCCTGTTAGCCCATCTGAATGAGCAGGTCCAGAAATTGCCGTTCGTCCACAAGTATAAAAAAATCGTCCCGGTTCTTTTTTTGAAAGAAAGACCTCGCGACAAGACGGATGGAATTGTCTTTTTGCCGGAAGATGTCCTTAAAATTATTTAGTAGAAAAATTATTTTTCTACTAAATAATTTATTTTGCCCAAATCTACCATAAAATGCCTACATTTGGCAAGTTATGACTCCTATATGTCCCAGGTTGAGTCATATAGGAAATTTTTGACGGAAAACCTTGAAAAAAAGTTGTTTTTCTGCGTTATTCTGGACTTTTGTCTTGTTTCCTAAATTTTACAATGGGGGGGGGTATGGACTTTGGCAGGGGCATTACCTATATTTAACAGGATAAACTATAGACGGGGATGTTTTATGAAAAATTTCATTGCTCCAAGGTCCCTGAGCTTGCCGAAGGGCCGGCTCATAACCATCTTTATGTTGGCGGCATTCTTTGCCCTTTCCGCCTGTGACGATTCTTCGTCGGCGGGTGACGATGACAATAACGTCATTCTGAGCGGCGATAGCCGCGAAGAATCCAGTGATTCTCGTTCCAACGATAAGGACGAAGCAATCTCCAGTAGTGGCAAGTCCAACGATCCCGCCGAAGTGACCGACGACTCCAGCGACAGCAAGGACAATCTTTCTTCGGCAGGAACATCGACCAAGTCCAGCAATTCGAATACATCTGGAAATGACGCAAAGTCAAGCAGCTCTGCGGGCAAGGAGGTGTCTTCGTCTAGCGAAGAAATGAAAACCGCCTGGGATTACTTGAATCCGGACATCGATTATGGAGAGTTTACCGATGAACGTGATGGACAAGTCTATAAGACGGTTAAAATCGGTGGCCAGGTGTGGATGGCGGAGAACTTGAACTACGCCTACACCGGCGTTCCCTTTGATAACGACTACTATACCTCCGATTCCACCAGTTGGTGCTACGACAACGACCCTGCCAATTGCGACAAATACGGTCGTCTTTATACCTGGGCTGCGGCCATGGACAGCGTGGGTGAGTGGAGCACGAGTGGCAAGGGCTGCGGCTATGGCGAGAATTGTAGCGTCGCTTTGGCGGGCTCAGCGACCTTGGTGCGGGGCGTCTGCCCCAAGGGCTGGCACTTGCCAAGCAATGATGAATGGAAAGCCCTGTTCACGGCGGTGGAAGGCTCTTCTACGGCGGGTGCCATGCTCAAGTCCGCGACAGGCTGGAGACGTAGCGGCAAAGATAGCGGCAACGGAATAGATACCTTCGGGTTCTCGGCGCTTCCTG
It contains:
- a CDS encoding fibrobacter succinogenes major paralogous domain-containing protein; translation: MKNFIAPRSLSLPKGRLITIFMLAAFFALSACDDSSSAGDDDNNVILSGDSREESSDSRSNDKDEAISSSGKSNDPAEVTDDSSDSKDNLSSAGTSTKSSNSNTSGNDAKSSSSAGKEVSSSSEEMKTAWDYLNPDIDYGEFTDERDGQVYKTVKIGGQVWMAENLNYAYTGVPFDNDYYTSDSTSWCYDNDPANCDKYGRLYTWAAAMDSVGEWSTSGKGCGYGENCSVALAGSATLVRGVCPKGWHLPSNDEWKALFTAVEGSSTAGAMLKSATGWRRSGKDSGNGIDTFGFSALPAGIRYSLGDYNSEGYGAYFWSSTEDDSDDAYVMNLYYSGAGAGLGGYSKDRGFSVRCVKDSD